In one Silene latifolia isolate original U9 population chromosome 10, ASM4854445v1, whole genome shotgun sequence genomic region, the following are encoded:
- the LOC141608122 gene encoding uncharacterized protein LOC141608122, translated as MAVYDSVVDDDLLLFGKGDVSSIMVLLRAFATFSTASALYSYWVNIFIIPKGVLSRLNAICRSYLWDGKVDLLRVPLVSWEKLCAPKKEGGLGVRDSFSWNVAAMRKLVWWIYYNPNNIWVKWVHQVYLKGTPWSDYTPTGDISWGWKSVCRVRDKMDAGYHNVHWLLDPKGYTINSGYELLRKKLRDEMCLLCGTGVETHDHLFHQCPYSKRILSVLATYYDQVVLPSMNLLAGIWNQKRSVVQQKVVKCAFMAEFYYIWMQRNQIRVEGCLLRPDVVVQQIRQTVRNRIRARLIQVYDRRDIDWLSSVSLMN; from the exons ATGGCGGTTTACGATTCCGTGGTCGATG atgacttgTTGTTATTTGGCAAAGGGGATGTCTCTTCTATTATGGTGTTGTTGAGGGCCTTTGCTACATTCTCTACGGCCTCTG CTTTATACAGTTACTGGGTAAATATTTTTATTATTCCAAAAGGAGTCCTTAGTAGGTTGAATGCAATTTGTAGAAGCTATCTTTGGGATGGCAAGGTTGACTTGCTAAGGGTTCCATTGGTGAGTTGGGAGAAATTATGTGCTCCTAAGAAAGAAGGTGGACTGGGTGTTAGAGATAGTTTCTCATGGAATGTTGCAGCCATGAGAAAACTTGTTTGGTGGATCTATTATAACCCTAATAATATATGGGTAAAATGGGTTCATCAGGTCTACTTAAAAGGGACACCCTGGTCTGATTATACACCCACTGGTGACATAAGTTGGGGATGGAAATCAGTCTGCAGGGTGAGAGATAAAATGGATGCTGGATATCACAATGTTCATTGGTTGTTGGATCCAAAGGGTTATACAATTAATAGTGGATATGAGTTGTTGAGGAAAAAGTTACGG GATGAAATGTGTTTGTTGTGTGGGACTGGGGTAGAGACCCATGATCATTTATTTCACCAGTGCCCATATAGTAAACGTATCCTCAGTGTTCTTGCTACATACTATGATCAGGTGGTGCTCCCATCTATGAATTTGTTGGCGGGAATTTGGAATCAGAAGAGATCAGTGGTGCAGCAAAAGGTGGTAAAGTGTGCGTTTATGGCGGAATTTTACTACATTTGGATGCAGAGGAATCAGATTCGTGTTGAAGGTTGTTTGCTGAGACCTGATGTTGTTGTGCAGCAGATCAGGCAGACAGTGAGAAATAGAATTAGGGCTAGACTTATTCAAGTGTATGATCGTAGAGATATTGATTGGCTGAGTAGTGTTAGCTTGATGAACTGA